Proteins from a genomic interval of Quercus lobata isolate SW786 chromosome 11, ValleyOak3.0 Primary Assembly, whole genome shotgun sequence:
- the LOC115966915 gene encoding putative disease resistance protein At1g50180: MADSVVTFLLQNLTQLLSQESKLLGGVGDQVRLLQNELSLINVFLQNTEGKRHDNEFVKKVVSQIRDVAYEAEDVIDTFIMTVTKHKRRCKLTKLIHSCDRAMSFHEVASKIERINNVIKEIYNNKSKYGIEIAESSGGDTEAEVKLHRRRRYVEEDRVVGFAYDTEALLKQLIDGSLQRNVVSIIGMGGLGKTTLARKIYNNNHFKNHFDFHGWVYVSQKYKIRDLLLEILKGVSPMPKLRKFILKAELKEELLHGLEVNYSSNKDKLKGTLIENLNGIKAMNDEECKKALFAFLEHVRDLS; the protein is encoded by the coding sequence ATGGCAGACAGTGTTGTTACTTTCCTGTTGCAGAACCTGACTCAGTTGCTTAGCCAAGAATCTAAATTGCTTGGTGGAGTGGGGGATCAAGTCAGGTTACTTCAGAATGAGTTGTCTCTGATCAACGTCTTCCTCCAAAATACTGAAGGGAAACGACATGACAATGAGTTCGTGAAGAAGGTGGTAAGCCAAATCAGGGACGTAGCTTATGAGGCTGAGGATGTTATTGATACATTCATCATGACAGTGACAAAGCACAAGAGAAGATGCAAGCTGACGAAGTTAATCCATTCTTGTGACCGAGCAATGTCGTTTCACGAGGTTGCAAGCAAGATAGAGAGAATCAATAATGTCATCAAGGAAATTTACAACAATAAGAGCAAGTACGGCATAGAAATAGCTGAATCATCTGGAGGAGATACAGAAGCAGAGGTGAAACTACACAGGCGCAGGAGATACGTAGAGGAAGATCGCGTGGTGGGATTTGCTTATGACACAGAGGCACTGCTGAAGCAGCTTATTGACGGGAGTTTGCAACGGAACGTTGTTTCAATCATTGGCATGGGTGGCTTAGGCAAAACCACTCTTGCTAGGAAGATCTACAACAACAATCATTTCAAGAACCACTTTGATTTCCATGGGTGGGTGTATGtctctcaaaaatataaaatcagaGACTTGTTGCTTGAAATTTTGAAGGGTGTGTCACCAATGCCAAAACTGAGAAAATTTATCTTGAAAGCAGAATTGAAAGAGGAATTACTTCACGGTCTGGAAGTTAACTATAGCTCGAACAAAGATAAATTGAAAGGGACACTAATTGAAAACTTGAACGGTATCAAGGCAATGAATGATGAAGAATGCAAGAAGGCATTGTTTGCGTTCTTGGAACACGTACGAGACCTAAGTTGA
- the LOC115966916 gene encoding late blight resistance protein R1-A-like: MESIYRKNGPGWQDLDDDELKSLLFKCLEDRRYLVVMDDIWEIEAWNEVSVAFPTNSNGSRVLITSRIKEVALHASSLNNSIPHIPPYELPFLDEDKSWELFSKKVFGGGTCPLELETLGRQIVKSCRGLPLAIVVLGGLLANKEKTHRTWSKYVGHVNSYLTEDRSSCMDILALSYNHLPRRLKSCFLYFGIYPEDFEIPVRQLIRLWIAEGFIRQIGNRNIEDVAEDYLEELIDWSLIQVATKRLDGGVKTCRIHDLLRDLCISESAEEKFLEVCSDIKLSPMSKCRRISIHFANHPYISSNPCESSNIRSVMGFGGVVGLESPLDKGYYLKWLCKSNKLVRVVELSNMAICCVIPKRIENLVLLRYLSISSGARHVIPNSICNLWNLETLDMRNFEIKCLPKGIWKLKKLRYLYLNGPTSLPRTDNKAGLPNLQVLTGIDLNLNSMRLFARARFPNLRKLGLRSASGRFIDIDSVVLSLSSIYPLRHLQTLKLCEFMIILSDKISLQLTKITLLDLRVCAPSTWGVLGSLTNLRILKVVGCGMFTLECNESSFCQLEVLKMAKVTNSEWTMEKGAMPRLQRLVIERCNFKTMPLDELWCLSALRDVEVLHPDPELANMLRQLQMRDGCKLQVYPPLNPFPTTN; the protein is encoded by the coding sequence ATGGAAAGTATTTACAGAAAGAATGGTCCAGGATGGCAAGATTTGGATGATGATGAATTGAAAAGTCTGTTGTTCAAATGCTTGGAAGACAGGAGGTACCTAGTTGTCATGGACGACATCTGGGAAATTGAAGCATGGAATGAGGTAAGTGTTGCCTTTCCTACTAACTCCAATGGAAGTAGGGTATTGATCACTAGCCGAATAAAAGAAGTGGCATTACATGCTAGTAGTCTTAATAATAGTATTCCTCATATTcccccttatgaactcccattTCTTGATGAAGATAAAAGTTGGGAGCTCTTCTCTAAGAAAGTGTTTGGGGGAGGTACATGTCCTCTAGAACTTGAAACTCTAGGGAGACAAATTGTGAAAAGTTGCCGTGGTTTACCACTTGCTATTGTGGTATTGGGCGGTCTTTTGGCCAATAAGGAGAAAACGCATCGAACATGGTCAAAATATGTTGGCCATGTCAATTCGTATTTGACTGAGGATAGATCAAGTTGCATGGACATACTGGCTCTAAGCTACAATCACTTACCCCGACgcttgaaatcatgttttctatattttggtATCTACCCAGAAGACTTTGAGATACCAGTGAGGCAACTTATCCGACTTTGGATAGCAGAGGGATTCATTCGACAAATCGGGAATAGAAATATAGAGGATGTTGCTGAAGACTACTTGGAGGAACTTATCGATTGGAGCTTGATTCAAGTGGCAACAAAAAGGCTAGACGGAGGAGTCAAAACATGTCGAATCCATGATCTTTTACGAGACCTTTGTATATCGGAAAGTGCTGAAGAGAAGTTTCTTGAGGTTTGTTCAGATATTAAGCTTTCACCCATGAGCAAATGTCGTAGAATTTCCATTCACTTTGCCAACCATCCATACATTTCTTCCAACCCTTGTGAGTCTTCAAATATTCGTTCTGTAATGGGCTTTGGGGGGGTTGTCGGGCTTGAGAGTCCTCTTGACAAAGGCTACTACTTGAAATGGCTATGTAAAAGTAACAAGTTGGTTCGTGTGGTAGAGCTTAGTAATATGGCCATTTGTTGCGTAATCCCCAAAAGGATTGAAAACCTGGTTCTTTTGAGGTACTTGAGCATTTCTTCTGGTGCGCGTCATGTCATTCCAAATTCTATATGCAACCTTTGGAATCTTGAGACGCTGGATatgagaaattttgaaattaaatgcTTGCCCAAGGGGATatggaagttaaaaaaattgagatatttATACTTAAATGGGCCAACATCTCTACCTAGAACTGACAATAAAGCGGGTTTACCCAATCTTCAAGTCCTTACTGGTATAGATTTAAATCTCAACAGTATGCGTCTCTTTGCCAGGGCCAGATTTCCTAACCTAAGAAAATTAGGATTGCGCTCAGCCTCAGGAAGGTTTATAGACATAGACTCAGTGGTTTTGTCGTTGTCAAGCATCTATCCCTTGCGTCATCTACAGACTTTGAAGTTATGTGAATTTATGATTATTCTCTCAGATAAAATTTCACTCCAGTTAACAAAGATAACCTTGCTGGATTTAAGAGTTTGTGCGCCATCTACCTGGGGAGTGTTGGGTAGCCTTACCAACCTTCGGATACTCAAAGTAGTTGGATGTGGCATGTTCACACTCGAATGCAATGAAAGTAGTTTTTGTCAACTCGAAGTCCTCAAAATGGCAAAAGTAACTAATTCAGAATGGACTATGGAGAAAGGTGCAATGCCAAGGCTACAACGTTTGGTCATCGAGCGTTGCAACTTTAAAACGATGCCGCTGGACGAACTATGGTGCTTGAGTGCTTTGAGGGATGTGGAAGTTCTACATCCCGATCCAGAATTGGCAAATATGCTTCGACAGTTGCAGATGAGGGATGGATGTAAGCTCCAAGTCTATCCACCTCTGAATCCATTCCCAACAACTAATTGA